In the genome of Acidobacteriota bacterium, the window TACTTGTTTACTTGCGAGTACTGCTTCAGCCACTACGTGGCGGCCGGCGTCGTCTGGCTGACCGGCTTCACGCTGCTGGTGCCCGGCTGGCGGGGCGCGTTGCTCGCCTGGTTCACGCTGGTGTGGGTCGCCAACATCTACACCAGCCTGTACGGCCGCCTCAGGCTCGACATCAAGCGCGAACGGGTCGAGATCCAGGCGGAAGAGCTCGCGGTCGATAGCGCGGCCGCGCCCCTCAAGAGCGTCAAGCGCGCGTGAGCCCGACGTTCGCCGGGCCGCTCATCACCTCGCCAAACCGGTCGAAACGCGAGCCGTGGCAGGGGCAATCCCACGACTTCTCCGCGGCGTTCCAGGCGACGATGCAGCCGAGGTGCGGACAGGCCGCCGACCGTTCGTGAAGCGCGCCGGTCGGGTCGCGATAGACAGCGACTTTGGCCGTGCCCCGGCGGACCACCGCGCCGCTGTCCTGCGCGATCTCCTCGACTGACTCGACATCGCCCGGCGTCAACCACTGGGCGTACTGGGCCGCAACATTCGCGGTCTCCCGCACAAACTCACCCGACGCGCGTAGCGTCTTGCGCGACGGGTCGTACAAGGCCTGCCACGGGTTGGGCCGGCCCAGGATCAGATCGGTGAGCAGGATGCCGCCGATTGTCCCGTGCGTCATGCCCATCCCGGAATCACCGGTCACGATGAAGACGTTGTCGTGGTCGAGGGGGTTGCGGCCAATGAAGGCGAGTCCGTCCACCGTTTCCATCACTTGCCCGGACCACTTGTAGCTCAGCTCGCCGGCCATGGGGAACCGCTCGCGCGCCCACGCCTCCAGGCGCGCGTGACGCGCGTCGCCGTCGTCGGCCTGTCCGGTCTTGTGGTCCTCCCCGCCAACGATCAGCACGTCGTGGTCGCCGTCGGGCAGTGACTGCAGGCGCACGTAGTGATACGGATCAGCTGTGTCCCAGAACAACGCGCGGCCGACAGCGCCGCGCGGCACCAGCATCCCAACGACGTACGACAGGTAGGGCGCCTGCTTGGTATGGATCACCACCAGGTCGTTCACCGGGCTGTTGGTCGCCACGACCACGGCGCCGGCGGTCACCACGCCGCCACGGGTCGTGACCGTGGCCGGCTGGCCGCCCTGGATGACATCGGCGTGCGAGCCCGCATAGATCCGGCCGCCAGCGCGCTCGATCGCCCCCGCCAGTCCAGCCAGGTACTTCAATGGATGGAATTGTCCCTGGTTGGGAAATCGCAGGCACGGGCCCGTGTCCCACGCCAGCGGCGCACGGCCGATCTTCGCGACGTTGTGGAGTCCGGCGCGATGCGCCGCCGCCAGTTCGAGGTCCAGTTCGTCCTCGCCCTGCCCGGTCGCCGCGAACAGGTAGCCTTCGACGCGTTCGAAGTCGCACGCGATCCGCTCGCGGCCCACGATCGACTCGATGCGGTCGATGGCGGCGGTGTGGCTGTCGGCGGCCAGCCGCGCGCCGCCTTCTCCGTGCAAACGCTCGAGATGGTAGTAGCGATCATCAAGGGCGTTGGCCAAGTGAGCCGTGGTCACGGCGGTCGCCCCCCCGCCGACGCGGCCGTCATCGAGCACCACCACCGACTTCCCAACTTGAGTCAGCAGATAGGCCGTCGTCAGCCCGGCAATGCCGGCGCCGACCACACAGACGTCGGCCGTCACATCGGCGACCAGGGGAGAAAACGCGGGAACGCTCGCGGTGGATTCCCAAACCGGTTCGTTACGGAGCGGCATGGCGGTACAGCAAGCAACCATCATGCCCAACGGCACCTTAGGCACCTTAGGCACCCTAGGCACCCTAGGCACCCTTGATACAATGCCGCGATGGCTGCACTGCTGGAAGCGATTGAGATCAAGCGCAAGGCGTATTTCGAGTACGAGAACGCTCCCTACCACTGCCTGGACGTCGAGGTGTCAAAACCGACGGCCCGGGGCGGGCAAACCCTCGTGCGCCTGAAGATGCGCAACCTGATCACCCGCGCGGTCTTCGACAAGACCTTCAAGGCGGGCGAGAAGTTTGCCGAGCCGGATCTCGTGATGTCGTCGGCCACCTTCTCCTATGCCGACGCCGACGGTTTTCACTTCATGGACCAGGAATCGTTCGAGACGCACACGCTCGGCAGCGAGATCCTGGGCGACGACCGCGGCCTGCTGGTCGACAACGTCGAGGTGCAGATTCACCGCTATAACGGCCAGCCGATTGGCATCGTGTTTCCGCCCCACGTTGAGCTCACGGTCGCATCCACTGAAATGGGGGTGCGGGGCAACACGGCGAGCGGCAGCGTGACCAAGCCGGCGGTGCTCGAGACCGGCATGGAGATCCAGGTGCCGTTGTTCATCAAGGAAGGCGAGAAGGTCAAGGTCCACACCGAGACCCGCGAATTCGCCGGCCGAGCGTGATAAACAGGAACAGGAGATAAAGAGATCAGGAGGACCAGAATGTTTCTCTTATCCTCTTGAACTCCTGTTAATTACAGGCGAAGTAGCAAGCCAATCGTGAATCGGGAGTAGCTGATCCGCCGGCCCACCCGAGCCAGCGAGCCGTCATCGCCGGTGAAGCTGCGCACGTGCCGCAGATCGAAGCGGATGCCGACGTTGTTGGTCAGCAGCAGCGCCTGGGCACCGACGCCGATCTTGAAGGCCGGCACCGTGCGTCGCACCAGGAAGATCTCCAGGAAGTCCTGCGCGTGCGCGTTGATCAACCCGATACCGACGATGGCGTAGGGCCTCAGGCCGCCCCGGGTGACCGCATCAGGCAGGGTCAGGATGACGCTGCCCGTCAGGTCGAGCACGTAGCTGCCGGGTTTGATCAGCGGCAGGCTGTCGTCGTTCTCGAAGAAGCCCGGCATGTAGCCGAAATCCACTTCGTAACCGAGCCAGCCGTCGCCCAACACCGACACCGACCCGCCAAGGGCGATGGAAGCCCGTCCCGCCGCGATCTCCAGATCAACGATCGAGGTATCGCCGCCAAACTTTACGCCTGCGTAAGGCACGGCAAAAATGTCCTGGGCACTCGCCGGCGCCGCCAGTACCACGAGCGTCAACCAGATGAAGGTCGCGCGTTGGATGGCAGACGGCAGCATGGAGCGGCAGTCGCAGTTTAGATGAAGAGGCGCAAGAAGATCTTCACAAACGGCGAGGTGGTGACGTCGCCCTTCTCGAGCTCATAGGTGTTGGCGAGGCCGCCGCTGTTGGACAGCAGCACCAGCGTCAGCCGTTTCGACGGCATCTTCACGATCAGCGCCGAGGCCGCGTCTGGAATGTGGCCGAAGGTCCAGACCAGCCGTTCCTGCGAGGTGGTCTGGACGAACCAGCCCTGGCCGGTCGGCGCGGCGGCGCCGGTGTCGAACATGAACGGCGTCCACATCTTGTCGAGCGTGCTCAGGCTGATCGGCACGTTGTTGATGTTGTCGTCGAGCTCGGCCTCGAAGCCGGCCAGGTCGCGCGCCGACGACACCATGCCTCCCGAGGCGTCCAGTCCGTACGGCGGATACGACGAGGGCTGCGCCTGGCGGTTGCGGTCGATCCGGTACGGCTTGGCCAGGCGCGTCAGCCGGTCCTGGTACTGCGCGACGCGCGCTGGATCGAACAGGTCGCGCGCGGCCTGCCCACTCGGCTGGCCCAGGTCGAGCCCGGGCACCGATGAGGTCATCGCGAGGCTCTGCAGAATCTCGTCGGCGAGGGCCACGCGGAAGGGCCGCTTGGTGCAGTCCTCCACAACCGGGGTGAGCGCGGCATACCGGCTGGGATCGTAGACATAGCGGCCCTCGGACACGTGGGCCAGGACGTGGCGCACGCTGGCGTCCTCGGGGAAGGCCGGCACCCACTTGCGCATGCCGGTATCGACCTCCAGGGCGAGCCGGTCGGTGCAGATCGCGAGCAGCACCGCGCTCATGGCCTGGGTCACCCCGCCAATGGGATAGAGGGTATCGGGCGTGGCGCGCACCTTGTTTTCGACGTCGGAGAAGCCATAGCCCTTTTCCCACTCGATGCGGTTATTGCGCACGATCACGGCCGACAGGCCCGGCATACCAATCTGCTGGGCGAGCGGTTCGAGGTACCGCTCGAAGATCTGGTACGGTAATTCCTGCGCAGAACCCCGCGGGACCAGCAAAAAGCTGGCGCCAATCGCCGCGATCAGGGAAAATAGGGGCAGTTTCATTATTTTTTGGGCGCAGACCCGATCATACCAGTCCCAATTCGCCGTTACGTGTGCTAAAGTCTGCCGGAACTTCGATTTAGCTGATGAGCTCAACCCGTCCGTACTACGTCCGAAACCTCGTGAGAGCGGTCTGCCTGCTCAGCTTGCTGGCCGTGTCGGCCGCCCCGGCTGCGGCCCAGGCTGCCGAAACGCTGCGCGTGAAGACGCTCAATCGCGACGGACGGGTGTTGGTCACGTTCGCGCTCGACGGCGGTCTCACCGACGAAATGAAGGCCGTGGTGCAAAGCGGCCTGCGCACCGTGTTCACCTACACCGTTGAACTCAAGCTCAAGGTGCCGGCGTGGGTCGATCGCACCGTGGCGTCGGCCGTGGTCTCGACCAGCGTCGACTTCGACAACCTGACCCGTCGCCACACCATCTCGCGCGCGCTCGACGGCCGGGTCGAGGAATCGTTCGTCGTGGAAGACCCCGCCCAGGTGGCGCAGATGGTCACCCAGTTCGACCGCCTGCCGCTCTTCGACACCAAGATCCTCGAAGCCAATCGCGAGTACTACGTCCTCGTGAAAGCCGATGCGCGCCCGCGCAGCACCGCCTCGCTCTGGCCCTTCTCGGGCACCGCGAGCGGATCCGCGAAGTTCACGTTCATCAAGTAATCGCGCCCCGGGGCGATGAGCAACTCGCGCCTCGTCTACTCCACCGATAAAGGTCAGACGTGCCCGAAGTGCGGCTGGCCGGTCGGCGACTGCCAGTGCAGCAAGAGGTTCGCCGCCGGCGAGCAGCCGGTGCCGCCGCGCGTGGTCGCCAAGCTGAGGCTCGAGAAGGCCGGGCGCGGCGGCAAGTCGGTAACAGTCGTGTATGACCTGCCGCGCAACACCGCGTTCCTGAAAGACCTGTGCGGCGAGCTGAAGCGCGCCTGTGGCACTGGCGGAGCGGTTCGCGAGAACACGGTCGAAATCCAGGGCGACCTGCGCGAGCGCGTCCGTGAGGTTCTGGCGAAGAGGGGATACGCCATCAAAGGCTGAACTGGCCCACTTCGTGCATCCTCTCGTCACGGAGGATTTCGCATGCAGATTTCACAAAAAGTAGTCACGCTGTTCCTAGTTCCGGCACTTCTCTTCTCAACTCAGGCATATGCGCAGCAGGCCCGCGTCGTGGACGCCGTCGCGCTGCACCAGGCGCTTGCCGACAAGACCGCCACCGAGAACTCGCAGCGTGAGCTGGTTCTCCAGGTGCTCGATCGTTCCGACGCCCGGGAGATGGCTGCCCGCTTGGGCCTCAGCGTCGAACAGGCCAACTCGGCCGTGGCGACCCTGAGCGGCGCCGAACTCAACACGCTCGCCCAGCACGCGGCCGCCGTTGACGCCAGCGCGCTGGCCGGCGGTGCCAGCACCATCGTCATCTCGCTGACGACCCTGCTGCTGATCCTGATCATCGTCATCCTGCTGGCCAACTGATCCAGCGCACGACGACCATGGCGCGCCTCACGGCGTCGGTGGTGATGGCGGCCGTCGTAATTCTCGTGGCGACGGCCGCCACGCCCGCCTTCGCGCAAACACCGCCCGCCGATCCGGCCGGCAGCACGCGCCTGCTGGATGTCCCCTACCTTACGCAAACCGAAGACCTGTGTGGCGGCGCCGCCATGGCCATGGTGCTGCGGTACTGGGGCGACCGGCGAGTGCAACCCGAGGACTTCGCATCGCTGATCGATCGCAGCGCGGCCGGCATTCGCACCGACGTGCTGACGGCCGACATCAGGCAGCGGGGCTGGCAGGGGTTTCCGATCGACGGGGCCGCCGGCGCCCACCACGACTGGATTCGCGACCAGATCGACCGTGGCCGTCCGATCGTGGCGCTGATCGAGGTGCGGCCGAACCGCTATCACTACATCGTGATCGTCGGGTGGACGGCCGCGCAGGTGATTGCGCACGATCCGGCGAGCGCGCCCTTCCAGACCTGGACACGACCGGATTTCGATCGCGCCTGGGCCGCGGCCGGACGCTGGGCCATGCTCGTCTTGCCTTCCGCTGATCCGATCACTTCAGCACTTCAGCACCCGAGCACTTCAGCACCCCAGCACTCGAGCGCGGCGGTCACCAGTCCGTGCAGTCCGCTGATCGCGCGCATGGTGGACCTGGCGCGCGCCGGGCAGGTCACCGACGCAGCGCCGGGACTGGTGGCCGCGACCGAACTGTGTCCGGCGGATCCGGCTGCGTGGCGCGAGCTGGCCGGCGTGCACTTCCTGCAATCGCACTGGGCCGCAGCCGCCATGACGGCGGAACGGGCGTCGGTGCTCGAACCCGAGGACGAGGCGGTGTGGGATCTGCTGGCCACCAGCCGGTTTCTGAACGACGAGCCGTTGGCCGCACTCGACGCGTGGAACCAGATCGCCCGGCCGTCGGTGGACATCGTTCGTGTCGAAGGCGTGCGCCGGGTGCCGCACCCCACGGTGGTGGGCCTCCTCAAGCTGCCGCCGCGCACGGTGCTGACGCCGGAGCGACAGGGCCATGCCGCCCGCCGGCTGGCAGAGTTGCCGAGCGCCGCGCAGACCTCCCTGCGCTATCGGCCACTCGGCGGCGGCACCGCCGACATCGACGCGATCGTTGTCGAACGTCCGGCGCTGCCGCGCGGCGTGGTGCCGATCGCGGCGACCCTGGCCCGCGGGTGGCTGCAGGACGAGGTTCGCGTGGACGCGGCCTCGCTTGCGAAGAGCGGTGAGCTCTTGACGGTGGCGTGGCGGTGGTGGGAAGCGCGCCCGCGAGTTGCGGTGTCGCTTGCGGTTCCCGCGCTCTCGTGGCTGCCGGGTGTCACAACTATCGAAGGATCGTGGGAGCGGCAATCGTACGGGGGTCCGGTCAGTGTCCGCGAGGAGCGGCGCCACGTTGGGCTGCGCGTCGCCGATTGGGCGTCGAGCACGGTGCGATGGAATGCGAGCTCCGCGTTCAACCGCTGGGCCGCCGACAGTTACCTGTCGGCCGGCGGCGGGGTCGAGGTGCGGCTGGCCGGCGATCGCGTGTCGCTCGGCGCCGGCGCCGAGGCGGCGGCGCCGCTTGGCTCGGGCACGGCCTTCACGAGCGGCCGGCTGTCGTCGGCATGGCGATCGCGCACGAACGAGAATCAGGCCATGTGGTTGGGCGGTGCCGCCGCCACGACCGTCTCGGGCGCCGCGCCGTTTGCGTTGTGGCCCGGGGCGGGCACCGGCCATGGGCGCGAGTCGTTGCTGCGCGCCCATCCCCTGCTCGACGCCGGTGTGGTCACGGGCGAGGCCTTCGGCCGGCGGCTCGCCCACGCCTCCATTGAATACCGGCATCCGCTGTGGCGGCCGGCCATGGCCAGGGTGGGCCTGGCCGTATTTGCTGATGCCGCCCGCGCATGGCATCGGCTCGACGGGAGTTCCTCGCGCCTGCATGTCGATGCGGGCGTGGGGGTTCGGCTGGCGCTTCCTGGTAAGGGCGGCGCGATGCGGCTCGACGTGGCGCGTGGGATGCGCGACCAGCAAGTGGTGGTCTCTGCCGGGTGGCAGCCATCGTGGACAGGACAACATCATGAGTGAAGCAATCACGGCCATCATTCCGCCCCCCGCACTAACCACCCGCGCGTTCGGACTGACCGATCGCGGCCTGGTGCGCGAGGCCAACGAAGATCAGTTCCTGATCGCCGAGCTCAGCAAGGCCATGCGGGTGTGTCAAACGAGCCTGCCCGAGCCGAAGTTGCAGCGGGGCGAGGAGCGCGCGCATCTGTACCTGGTCGCCGACGGCATGGGCGGCCACCAGGCGGGCGAACGCGCGAGCGCCATCGCGGTGGCGGCGATCGAGCACTTCACGCTCAACACCTTTCGGTGGTTCCTCGAGCCGGATCATTCCGGCGCGCAGAAGGTGCTGGAACAGTTCCAGCGCGCGGTCAAGGACGCCGATGCGCAGGTGGCGCAGGAAGCCGCCGCCGATCCCCTGCTGAAGGGCATGGGCACGACCGTCACCATGGCTTTTTTCCTCGCTACCAAGGTCTGCCTGGTTCATGCCGGCGACAGCCGCGCCTACCTGCATCGTCACGGGGTCCTGCAGCAAATGACCCAGGACCACACGCTGGTGGCGGAGTTGGTGCGCCAGGGGTCCGTCCGTGAAGAGGATGTCGCCGCCCACCCGCTGCGCCACATCATCACCAACGTGGTGGGCGGGCCCGATGCGGGGGTCAGGGTCGAGGCCCGGGCGTTCGATGTGCAGGCGGGCGATCGCATGGTGCTGTGCTCGGACGGGCTGAGCGAGATGATGACGCACGAGCAACTGGCGCAGGTCCTGGCCACCGAGGCCGAACCCGAAAGCGCGGCCAGGAAGCTGTTGGCCCTGGCGCTCGAAGCCGGCGGCCGCGACAACATCACCGTGGTGGTCGTTCGCTTCGACCCCGTCACCGCGCCCGCGTCCTGACCTCGGGTAGACTCCGTTTATGGCGCGGCCGGTCCTGACTCTCGTCGCCGAACACAAGGTGTCGGCGTTCCTTCGCCCACCCAAGGGCAGCGCCGTGCTCGAAGCCAGCGGGGTCATCCAAAAAGACGGCGACTACTACGTCGTCTTCGACAACATCCGCCGGCTGGCGCGGATCCGCGGCGGGCTGGCGCTCGAATCGAGCGAGCACGGCTGGGTCGGGCCGATCCGCGACGGCGAAGGGTATGAAGACCTCGCCTTCAATCCGAAGTCGGGCCATTTCTACCTGCTGATCGAGGCCGAGAAGCACCCCGACGGCACCTACAAACCCCTCATCGACGAGTGCGATCAACACGGCAGATTCCGCAAGCGCCGGTGGGTCGACGTCAGCTTCGACCGACGTAACACCGGCATGGAAGGGCTCGCCGCGGTCCGCTGGCAGGAGCGCGACTACCTGCTGGGACTCTGCGAAGGCAACGGCGGTCACGGCGGGCGAAAGGGCAAGAAGCGCGGACACGGGCTGATTCACGTGTTGCGGCGCAAGGGCACCATCTGGCAGTCGGCCGCGACCATCACCTTGCCAAAGAGCGTGAAGTTCGAGGATTACTCGGCGGTCGCGCTGCGCGGCCGGACGATCGCCGTGCTGTCGCAGCAGACGTCGCGGCTGTGGATCGGAACGCTGCGCTTCAGCGACTGGACCATCACCGGCCCCGGCACGATCTACGACTTCCCCCGCTCCAGGAAGGGCAAACGCCGGTACCGCACACTCGAGGGCGTCAGTTGGTGTTCGCCCAACACGCTGGTGATGGTCTCGGACATGGCCAAGAAGCACTACTCACGGCGCTGCCGCAAGCACGAGCAATCCATTCACGTGTTCCGGCTGCCCAAGGGCCCGGCGCGCGCTACTTCGAAGCAATCGTCCTGATGAATTCGGCCAGCTGCTCCGCAATCAGCGCCTCGCCCGCCTGATTGAGGTGCGACTCGTCGGGAAAGTAGACATTCTCGCCCGCCGCCGCCCGGGCGGCCAGCGCCGGCGTCGTGTCGAGAAACGGAATGCCGGCCTCGGCGCACAGTTGCGCCATCATCTGGTTCTGCGCCAGTCGATTGGCGAGCATTCGATCGACGTCAATCACCCCGCCGTACGACTCCAGGTAAAAGCCAAACGCCGACCGGATTGCTTCCTTCGGTAGCGACGCCTCCACCACCGGCAGGTAGACCTGGCTCTTGAAGGGCACGAACATCACGATAAACTCGGCGCCGAACGATTGCGATACCGCCTGCATTTCGCGAATCGCCGCAGTGGTCATCGGCCAGCCGGGCCTGGCCATCAAATTGGCGAGCGAGAAGTTGAGCGTGTTCAAGTACGGCGGCATGAAGGCCCACCGCATGCGGCGGCCGGCGACCTCGAGGTCAAACCAGCCCCGGTCGAATGCCGGCTGCGGCTCGGGAACGTTTTCGTTCGAAGGTGATGCCGACAGTGTTTCCGACGCTGCCGAGGCCGACTGCTGCGCCCCCAGCAACTTCTGCCCGGCGCGCAGCGCGCTGACGACGAACCACGTGTCCACGCGGCTCTCGACCTCCTTGATCCGCCACCCTGGCTGGGGCCGTTTGATCGTGCCGCCCGACCGCTGAAAGGCGTCGAACGCCTCGGCATCGAAGATGTCGTTGCCGGCGAAGAAGGCCAGCACCACGGTCTTGGGCCGATGGGCCGCCACGTAGTCTTTCAGCACCATCAGTTGCTGCTGCGGACCAAAGCCCGCGGTGCCGTAGTTCTGCACCGCCACGCCCAACGTGGCTTCGAGGCGCGCCGGCCACGACGCCTCCTGCGCCATGGTCATGGCGTCGGTGAACGAATCGCCGAGCGCCGCGATCGCGAAGCGATCGCGCGCCACCGGGTTGCGAAAACCCTCGCTGTCGGTGTGGAACGAGAACCGGTGCAGCGGGCCTGGCACGGCCGAGGGCGGGATAAATCCCATTCGCACGATGTCGCCATCCCGCCATTCGTTCATGGTATCGACGCTCGCTCGCAGCCGGCGCCCGTAGCGTGGCGAATCCACCCAGTGCGGATCGCGATTGACCTCGCCGAGATCGTGACGCTCGGCGGCAATGCCGCGGGGTACGTGGTCGCCGAGGGCGCGCAGTGCCACTTCCGTGACGAGCAGCGAGACGATCAGGCTGACCGCGACGGCCGCGGCCTTGAGCAACACCAACGGGTTGAAGCCCATGACCAACGCGGGCGACTCCGCCCGATTGCGAAGACGCCAGGTCAGCCAGCACAGGATCGACAGTCCGAACGTCCACCCGTATGGCACCAGCGGCAAGTCGCGAACGACCCTCGGATCGACCCACGTGAGGGGGCCATCGCTCACGAGTTCGATCACGCCGTTGCCGGTGGGATACGCGAACGCGATCGCGGCCGGGGCGTCCACGGTGCCTTGGGCGAGCACCCGGCGAGAGGTTCCACGCCGCCATTCGATGGCATAGGTGACCCGCGCCTGGGGACGAAGGCCCACGTGGATGGTCGAGTCGTGCCCAATCTGGGTCACAAACGCCACACGATCCGCCGCGCGGGTAACGACCAGCGGGACGACGCGATCCCCTTCCACGCCGTACTGCTGAACAGAGTCGGACCGAGCCGACGCACCCGGCTGGTCCAGGAACAAGCGGAAGGTGGGCGCATACGCCCAATCCTTCGCAATTAGCAGGACTACCGCGACCAGCGTCACCAGGAGCGCGCGCTGAAACCACGGCCGCGGCGGCGGCGATCGTCGAGTCACGAACTCTGACAGTGCAGGACTCGTTCCACTTGGGCTGGCGTGCCGGCGACGATGCGCGTTGACAAATGGGTGGTGCGCTAATACATTCGTATTAGCGAATATATAAGGAGGAAGCCATGGCTGATGTGAAGGATGTGGTCCAGCAGAAGTACGGCGAGGCAGCCGAGCGCGCCCGCCAGGGGAACACCGCAAGTTGCGGGTGTGGGACGTCGGGATCATGCGGAACCGACCCGATCACCACGAACCTCTATGACGAGGCGCAGACGGGTGAGATCCCCGCGGCGGCGCTGCTGGCGTCGCTCGGCTGTGGCAACCCGACCGCCCTGGCGGAGCTGAAGCCGGGCGAAGTGGTCCTGGACCTCGGTTCGGGAGGCGGGATCGACGTGCTGCTGTCGGCCCGGCGGGTCGGGCCAACCGGCAAGGCCTACGGACTCGACATGACCGACGAGATGCTCGCGCTGGCGCGTGACAACCAGGCGAAGTCCGGCCTCATGAACGTGGAGTTCCTCCGCGGCGAGATCGAGCAGATCCCGCTGCCGGATGATTCGGTGGACGTGATCATCTCGAACTGCGTCATCAACCTGTCCGCCGACAAGGACCGCGTCCTTGCGGAAGCCTTTCGAGTCCTCAAGCCGGGCGGTCGATTCGCCGTCTCGGACGTGGTGGTCCGTGGCCATGACATCCCGGAAGCGGTCCGCCGCAGCATGGAACTGTGGGTCGGCTG includes:
- a CDS encoding C39 family peptidase, with the translated sequence MARLTASVVMAAVVILVATAATPAFAQTPPADPAGSTRLLDVPYLTQTEDLCGGAAMAMVLRYWGDRRVQPEDFASLIDRSAAGIRTDVLTADIRQRGWQGFPIDGAAGAHHDWIRDQIDRGRPIVALIEVRPNRYHYIVIVGWTAAQVIAHDPASAPFQTWTRPDFDRAWAAAGRWAMLVLPSADPITSALQHPSTSAPQHSSAAVTSPCSPLIARMVDLARAGQVTDAAPGLVAATELCPADPAAWRELAGVHFLQSHWAAAAMTAERASVLEPEDEAVWDLLATSRFLNDEPLAALDAWNQIARPSVDIVRVEGVRRVPHPTVVGLLKLPPRTVLTPERQGHAARRLAELPSAAQTSLRYRPLGGGTADIDAIVVERPALPRGVVPIAATLARGWLQDEVRVDAASLAKSGELLTVAWRWWEARPRVAVSLAVPALSWLPGVTTIEGSWERQSYGGPVSVREERRHVGLRVADWASSTVRWNASSAFNRWAADSYLSAGGGVEVRLAGDRVSLGAGAEAAAPLGSGTAFTSGRLSSAWRSRTNENQAMWLGGAAATTVSGAAPFALWPGAGTGHGRESLLRAHPLLDAGVVTGEAFGRRLAHASIEYRHPLWRPAMARVGLAVFADAARAWHRLDGSSSRLHVDAGVGVRLALPGKGGAMRLDVARGMRDQQVVVSAGWQPSWTGQHHE
- the efp gene encoding elongation factor P yields the protein MAALLEAIEIKRKAYFEYENAPYHCLDVEVSKPTARGGQTLVRLKMRNLITRAVFDKTFKAGEKFAEPDLVMSSATFSYADADGFHFMDQESFETHTLGSEILGDDRGLLVDNVEVQIHRYNGQPIGIVFPPHVELTVASTEMGVRGNTASGSVTKPAVLETGMEIQVPLFIKEGEKVKVHTETREFAGRA
- a CDS encoding arsenite methyltransferase, yielding MADVKDVVQQKYGEAAERARQGNTASCGCGTSGSCGTDPITTNLYDEAQTGEIPAAALLASLGCGNPTALAELKPGEVVLDLGSGGGIDVLLSARRVGPTGKAYGLDMTDEMLALARDNQAKSGLMNVEFLRGEIEQIPLPDDSVDVIISNCVINLSADKDRVLAEAFRVLKPGGRFAVSDVVVRGHDIPEAVRRSMELWVGCIAGALEESDYRAKLVNAGFEQVTVEPTRVYRAEDARQFLEDSGLDDADLPAQVDGRFMSAFVRASKPVAKPCCTTTCCT
- a CDS encoding PA2779 family protein, yielding MQISQKVVTLFLVPALLFSTQAYAQQARVVDAVALHQALADKTATENSQRELVLQVLDRSDAREMAARLGLSVEQANSAVATLSGAELNTLAQHAAAVDASALAGGASTIVISLTTLLLILIIVILLAN
- a CDS encoding serine hydrolase domain-containing protein, which encodes MKLPLFSLIAAIGASFLLVPRGSAQELPYQIFERYLEPLAQQIGMPGLSAVIVRNNRIEWEKGYGFSDVENKVRATPDTLYPIGGVTQAMSAVLLAICTDRLALEVDTGMRKWVPAFPEDASVRHVLAHVSEGRYVYDPSRYAALTPVVEDCTKRPFRVALADEILQSLAMTSSVPGLDLGQPSGQAARDLFDPARVAQYQDRLTRLAKPYRIDRNRQAQPSSYPPYGLDASGGMVSSARDLAGFEAELDDNINNVPISLSTLDKMWTPFMFDTGAAAPTGQGWFVQTTSQERLVWTFGHIPDAASALIVKMPSKRLTLVLLSNSGGLANTYELEKGDVTTSPFVKIFLRLFI
- a CDS encoding outer membrane beta-barrel protein, with translation MLPSAIQRATFIWLTLVVLAAPASAQDIFAVPYAGVKFGGDTSIVDLEIAAGRASIALGGSVSVLGDGWLGYEVDFGYMPGFFENDDSLPLIKPGSYVLDLTGSVILTLPDAVTRGGLRPYAIVGIGLINAHAQDFLEIFLVRRTVPAFKIGVGAQALLLTNNVGIRFDLRHVRSFTGDDGSLARVGRRISYSRFTIGLLLRL
- a CDS encoding FAD-dependent oxidoreductase encodes the protein MPLRNEPVWESTASVPAFSPLVADVTADVCVVGAGIAGLTTAYLLTQVGKSVVVLDDGRVGGGATAVTTAHLANALDDRYYHLERLHGEGGARLAADSHTAAIDRIESIVGRERIACDFERVEGYLFAATGQGEDELDLELAAAHRAGLHNVAKIGRAPLAWDTGPCLRFPNQGQFHPLKYLAGLAGAIERAGGRIYAGSHADVIQGGQPATVTTRGGVVTAGAVVVATNSPVNDLVVIHTKQAPYLSYVVGMLVPRGAVGRALFWDTADPYHYVRLQSLPDGDHDVLIVGGEDHKTGQADDGDARHARLEAWARERFPMAGELSYKWSGQVMETVDGLAFIGRNPLDHDNVFIVTGDSGMGMTHGTIGGILLTDLILGRPNPWQALYDPSRKTLRASGEFVRETANVAAQYAQWLTPGDVESVEEIAQDSGAVVRRGTAKVAVYRDPTGALHERSAACPHLGCIVAWNAAEKSWDCPCHGSRFDRFGEVMSGPANVGLTRA
- a CDS encoding DUF4390 domain-containing protein, whose product is MSSTRPYYVRNLVRAVCLLSLLAVSAAPAAAQAAETLRVKTLNRDGRVLVTFALDGGLTDEMKAVVQSGLRTVFTYTVELKLKVPAWVDRTVASAVVSTSVDFDNLTRRHTISRALDGRVEESFVVEDPAQVAQMVTQFDRLPLFDTKILEANREYYVLVKADARPRSTASLWPFSGTASGSAKFTFIK
- a CDS encoding protein phosphatase 2C domain-containing protein, whose product is MSEAITAIIPPPALTTRAFGLTDRGLVREANEDQFLIAELSKAMRVCQTSLPEPKLQRGEERAHLYLVADGMGGHQAGERASAIAVAAIEHFTLNTFRWFLEPDHSGAQKVLEQFQRAVKDADAQVAQEAAADPLLKGMGTTVTMAFFLATKVCLVHAGDSRAYLHRHGVLQQMTQDHTLVAELVRQGSVREEDVAAHPLRHIITNVVGGPDAGVRVEARAFDVQAGDRMVLCSDGLSEMMTHEQLAQVLATEAEPESAARKLLALALEAGGRDNITVVVVRFDPVTAPAS